A segment of the Litorilinea aerophila genome:
ATTACACCGTCCAGTGGACCTTCAACCAGCCCAACACCGCCTTCCTGCTGGAGCTGGCCAACAAGGACGGTGCGGATCGCGCCATTAACAACCTGGCCTTCGCGCCGGCCCACTACCTGGAGCAGTTCCATCCCGATTTTGTGGACCCGGCCGAGCTGGACGCTAAGGTCCAGGAGGCGGGCTTTGACACCTGGGTGGAGCTCTTCTCGGTGGAAGCCCTGCCCCACCTGAGTGGCAAGCGCCCCAGCACCGCGGCCTGGGTGCCGGATGGCTCCACCGTTTCCGATCAGGTGTTCACCATCAAGCGCAACCCCTACTACTTCGCGGTCGATCCGGAGGGAAATCAGCTCCCCTACATCGATGAGGTGCGCTTCACCTTCTTCGCCGATGCTGAGGCCCTGAACCTGGCGGCCATCGCCGGCCAGATCGACATGCAGGGCCGCCACATCAAGATGAACAACTATCCGGTGCTGGTGGAGAATGCGGAGCAGAGCGGCTATCGGGTGCTCACCTGGCCCACCTTCGGCGGCTCCGACGCGGTGCTCATGTTCAACCAGACCTATGTGAAGGACCCGGCCATCGGGGAATTGCTGCGCAACAAAGATTTCCGCATCGCCCTCTCCCACGCCATCGACCGCAACGCCATCAAAGAGTCGGCCTTCCTGGGCCTGGGCGAGGCCCGGCAGGGTGTGCCGGCCCCCTGGCATCCCTACTACCCGGGGGACGAGTGGGCCTACAAGTACACCGAGTATGACCCGGACAAGGCAAACCAGCTCCTGGACAGCATCGGCCTGGACCAGCGGGACGGGGAAGGGTTCCGGCTCCTGCCCAACGGGGAACGCCTGGACCTGGAGATCCAGGTCATCCCGGCCTTCGCCAACTGGAGCGATGTGGGGCAGATTGTGGTTCAAAACTGGGCCGACGTGGGAGTACGGGCCCATGTGGAAATCCGAGAGCGGGCCCTCGGCTTCCAGATGCGGGAGACCAACGATCTGATGATCGAAATCTGGAACGAGGACACCACCGGCTTCCCCTTCAGCGGGCAGCCCAAGATGGATCCCCGCAGCTCGCCGGCGTTGACCTTCGGTCCCCTGTTCCGGAAGTGGTACGAGACCAACGGCCAGGAAGGGATGGAGCCGCCGCCGGAGATCAAGCGGCTGGTGGAGATCATCGACGAGGCCAAAGTCTCCGGACGGGAGCGCCAGATCGAGCTGGCCCAGGAGCTCTTCCGCATCTGGGCAGACAACATCTGGGAGATCGGCAC
Coding sequences within it:
- a CDS encoding ABC transporter substrate-binding protein yields the protein MQRNRPKSLSVRLLPLLAIVALLMAACASPATPAPEAPAAEAPQEAAPPPAPAGPPSQYNEAPMLRELVEAGSLPPVDQRLPKEPLVQPVVEEIGQYGGTLRRGFLGPSDHNNYTRVVYDALVRFSPDGSEVIPHIARGWESNDDFTVWKVFLREGMKWSDGEPFTADDILFWYEHILLNEELMPTVPVWMRNADGSVAQVEKLDDYTVQWTFNQPNTAFLLELANKDGADRAINNLAFAPAHYLEQFHPDFVDPAELDAKVQEAGFDTWVELFSVEALPHLSGKRPSTAAWVPDGSTVSDQVFTIKRNPYYFAVDPEGNQLPYIDEVRFTFFADAEALNLAAIAGQIDMQGRHIKMNNYPVLVENAEQSGYRVLTWPTFGGSDAVLMFNQTYVKDPAIGELLRNKDFRIALSHAIDRNAIKESAFLGLGEARQGVPAPWHPYYPGDEWAYKYTEYDPDKANQLLDSIGLDQRDGEGFRLLPNGERLDLEIQVIPAFANWSDVGQIVVQNWADVGVRAHVEIRERALGFQMRETNDLMIEIWNEDTTGFPFSGQPKMDPRSSPALTFGPLFRKWYETNGQEGMEPPPEIKRLVEIIDEAKVSGRERQIELAQELFRIWADNIWEIGTVGLTPMIQGVVVVNQDLRNVPETAGNDWPLRTPGNTRPEQYFFKR